A DNA window from Macadamia integrifolia cultivar HAES 741 chromosome 4, SCU_Mint_v3, whole genome shotgun sequence contains the following coding sequences:
- the LOC122077348 gene encoding uncharacterized protein LOC122077348 isoform X2: MGNCQAVDTATLVIQHPGGKVERYYWPMSASEVMRTNPGHYVALVLTLCLPPDSSHHTHNKDDKQKEKDQQHHPQQQRHTTTTTNNNNEVRITRVKVLRPTDTLVLGQAYRLVTSQEVMKGLWARKCAKKKKDNATESADKSLRLKPNQHSSSACETESISTHLDKPNQVQVVKHERHRPRIPSAPSASTRSRPWRPSLQSISEAAQAER; the protein is encoded by the exons ATGGGGAATTGCCAGGCAGTAGATACGGCGACCTTGGTGATACAGCATCCAGGTGGGAAGGTGGAGAGGTATTATTGGCCAATGAGCGCCAGCGAGGTCATGAGAACAAACCCAGGTCACTATGTGGCTCTCGTCCTCACCCTCTGCCTCCCTCCCGACTCCTCCCACCATACCCACAACAAGGACGACAAGCAAAAGGAGAAGGACCAACAACACCACCCCCAGCAGCAGCgccacaccaccaccaccacaaacaacaacaacgagGTTCGCATCACCCGCGTTAAAGTACTCCGACCTACCGATACTCTCGTTCTTGGCCAAGCTTACCGCCTCGTCACTTCCCAAG AGGTTATGAAAGGACTATGGGCGAGGAAGtgtgcaaagaagaagaaggacaaCGCCACCGAATCAGCTGATAAGTCACTCAGGCTGAAGCCAAACCAGCACAGTTCCTCGGCATGTGAGACTGAGTCAATAAGCACCCACTTGGACAAGCCCAATCAGGTTCAG GTGGTAAAACATGAGAGACACCGACCAAGGATCCCTTCAGCACCATCAGCTTCAACAAGGTCAAGACCGTGGCGCCCCTCATTACAGAGCATCTCCGAGGCCGCGCAAGCTGAACGCTGA
- the LOC122077348 gene encoding uncharacterized protein LOC122077348 isoform X1, with translation MGNCQAVDTATLVIQHPGGKVERYYWPMSASEVMRTNPGHYVALVLTLCLPPDSSHHTHNKDDKQKEKDQQHHPQQQRHTTTTTNNNNEVRITRVKVLRPTDTLVLGQAYRLVTSQEVMKGLWARKCAKKKKDNATESADKSLRLKPNQHSSSACETESISTHLDKPNQVQLCKKGGSLLIHKSHPITMWFGWEHNQPDFTHHPEGQNTATKALNTGLQFRVAAKFSQLGRSAKRVEERKNIYK, from the exons ATGGGGAATTGCCAGGCAGTAGATACGGCGACCTTGGTGATACAGCATCCAGGTGGGAAGGTGGAGAGGTATTATTGGCCAATGAGCGCCAGCGAGGTCATGAGAACAAACCCAGGTCACTATGTGGCTCTCGTCCTCACCCTCTGCCTCCCTCCCGACTCCTCCCACCATACCCACAACAAGGACGACAAGCAAAAGGAGAAGGACCAACAACACCACCCCCAGCAGCAGCgccacaccaccaccaccacaaacaacaacaacgagGTTCGCATCACCCGCGTTAAAGTACTCCGACCTACCGATACTCTCGTTCTTGGCCAAGCTTACCGCCTCGTCACTTCCCAAG AGGTTATGAAAGGACTATGGGCGAGGAAGtgtgcaaagaagaagaaggacaaCGCCACCGAATCAGCTGATAAGTCACTCAGGCTGAAGCCAAACCAGCACAGTTCCTCGGCATGTGAGACTGAGTCAATAAGCACCCACTTGGACAAGCCCAATCAGGTTCAG CTCTGCAAAAAGGGGGGTAGCTTGCTTATTCACAAATCCCACCCAATCACTATGTGGTTTGGGTGGGAGCATAATCAACCAGACTTCACACATCACCCAGAAGGCCAGAACACAGCCACAAAGGCTTTAAACACAGGGCTTCAGTTCAGAGTCGCTGCTAAGTTTTCCCAACTTGGGAGATCAGCTAAAAgagtagaagagagaaaaaacatTTACAAGTGA